In a single window of the Gadus macrocephalus chromosome 6, ASM3116895v1 genome:
- the hjv gene encoding hemojuvelin, which yields MIDLYIYRSIDLYTSHLRDWNLELSRTEPSVRLPPVASPCNILRCNSDFVAATFDLGSSGLGGGGAGPSGGAGPSHGAGPGRGAGPGRGAVNAGYCGALRSYASCTARTARSCRGDLTYHAAAQGIQDLLEQHACPGAGPTARPRPPPPAPRPPAGDACVYEEGFLERGGRAPRYVHCGVFGDPHVRTFGDDFQSCAVRGAWPAIDNEYLYVQVTSSPVRGGANGHYTALTKVTVILKSWAPCTEQLLYTAELDNVPAAFADGSVSGGRGGRGGRGPLISSTDPGRHAAIHAAHIGTLLVVRQSGRSLGLSVRTPRAIARAFAPERDLQLCVWGCPPSQRLPPPAAAGRGAAAAAHCSALLPVRDVYQQACVADLLASGELNASRAAVAALADARGMLGGEARLHLLPPRPAATPPPVPAEAGPLVGVALVRLGLLVLGVRAVL from the exons ATGATagatctgtatatatatagatctatagatctgtATACATCACATTTAAGGGATTGGAACCTAGAGCTTTCCAGGACTGagccgtctgtccgtctccccCCAGTGGCGTCTCCCTGCAACATCCTGCGCTGCAACTCGGACTTCGTGGCGGCGACCTTTGACCTGGGGAGCAGCGGCCTCGGCGGGGGTGGGGCTGGGCcgagcgggggggcggggccgagccatggggcggggccggggcgtGGGGCGGGGCCGGGCCGGGGGGCGGTGAACGCCGGCTACTGCGGCGCGCTGCGCTCCTACGCCTCCTGCACGGCCCGCACCGCTCGCAGCTGCCGCGGCGACCTCACCTACCACGCCGCCGCGCAGGGCATCCAGGACCTGCTGGAGCAGCACGCCtgcccgggggcggggcccaccgcccggccacgccccccgcccccggcgcCACGCCCCCCCGCCGGCGACGCCTGCGTCTACGAGGAGGGCTTCCTGGAGCGGGGGGGACGGGCCCCGCGCTACGTGCACTGCGGCGTGTTCGGAGACCCCCACGTCCGCACCTTCGGGGACGACTTCCAGAGCTGCGCCGTGCGGGGGGCGTGGCCCGCCATCGACAACGAGTACCTGTACGTACAGGTGACCAGCTCGCCCGTGAGGGGCGGGGCCAACGGACATTACACCGCCCTCACCAAG gtgacgGTGATCCTCAAGAGCTGGGCCCCGTGCACGGAGCAGCTGCTCTACACGGCCGAGCTGGACAACGTCCCGGCCGCCTTCGCCGACGGCTCCGTgtcggggggccgggggggccgggggggccggggcccgcTCATCTCCTCCACGGACCCCGGCCGGCACGCCGCCATCCACGCGGCGCACATCGGCACGCTGCTGGTGGTGCGGCAGAGCGGCCGCTCGCTGGGGCTCTCCGTCCGCACGCCGCGCGCCATCGCGCGCGCCTTCGCCCCCGAGCGGGACCTCCAGCTGTGCGTGTGGGGGTGCCCCCCGTCCCAGCGGCTGccccccccggcggcggcgggccgtggggcggcggcggcggcccacTGCTCCGCCCTGCTCCCGGTGCGGGACGTGTACCAGCAGGCCTGCGTGGCCGACCTCCTGGCCAGCGGGGAGCTCAACGCCAGCCGGGCGGCCGTGGCGGCGCTGGCCGACGCCAGGGGCATGCTGGGAGGGGAGGCCCGGCTGCACCTgctgcccccccgccccgccgccACGCCCCCCCCGGTGCCCGCGGAGGCCGGCCCACTTGTGGGCGTGGCCCTGGTCCGGCTTGGGCTCCTGGTCCTGGGGGTCCGAGCGGTCCTATAG